A genomic segment from Desulfurobacterium pacificum encodes:
- the rpsH gene encoding 30S ribosomal protein S8 produces the protein MMMDTVADFLTRIRNANLVYHEYVDAPYSKVNEAIAKILKEEGFIKDYEVIEEPFKKAKDPNNKKKLIRVHLKYGPNRERVINEIKRVSKPGRRIYVGKDEIPLVKAGLGVAILSTNKGIIPGYKARKMGVGGEVLCYVW, from the coding sequence ATGATGATGGATACAGTAGCAGATTTCCTTACCAGGATAAGGAACGCTAACTTGGTTTACCACGAGTATGTAGATGCTCCGTATTCCAAAGTTAACGAAGCGATAGCCAAAATCCTAAAAGAGGAAGGATTTATTAAAGACTACGAGGTAATTGAAGAGCCTTTTAAGAAGGCTAAAGACCCTAACAACAAGAAGAAGCTTATTCGCGTTCATCTCAAGTACGGTCCTAATAGAGAAAGAGTAATCAACGAAATTAAGAGAGTTTCTAAGCCTGGTAGAAGAATTTACGTTGGAAAGGATGAAATTCCTCTTGTAAAAGCAGGACTTGGAGTAGCTATTCTTTCTACCAACAAAGGTATTATCCCTGGTTATAAAGCCAGGAAGATGGGCGTTGGTGGAGAAGTTCTTTGCTACGTATGGTAA
- the rplO gene encoding 50S ribosomal protein L15, giving the protein MELHNLKPNPGAVREKKRLGRGHGSGHGKTSGRGQKGQTARSGWKGGTRPGFEGGQTPLYMRFPKRGFSNAPFKKEYAIVNVKDLNDRFEEGAVITPEVLEEVGLVKKNLPVKILGDGEVTKKFTVKAHKFSASAKEKIEAAGGVCEEIA; this is encoded by the coding sequence TTGGAATTACATAATCTAAAACCAAATCCTGGAGCAGTTAGAGAGAAGAAGAGGCTTGGTAGAGGTCACGGTTCCGGACACGGTAAAACCTCTGGTAGAGGTCAAAAAGGACAAACGGCAAGGTCTGGCTGGAAAGGTGGAACAAGACCTGGTTTTGAAGGTGGACAGACACCTTTATATATGAGATTTCCTAAGAGAGGTTTCTCTAACGCTCCATTTAAGAAGGAGTATGCCATAGTTAACGTAAAGGATTTAAACGATAGGTTTGAAGAAGGGGCTGTTATTACTCCTGAAGTTTTAGAGGAAGTAGGATTGGTTAAGAAAAATCTTCCTGTGAAAATTTTAGGAGACGGTGAAGTTACAAAGAAGTTTACCGTTAAGGCTCATAAGTTTTCTGCTTCAGCTAAGGAGAAGATTGAAGCTGCTGGCGGTGTTTGTGAGGAGATAGCTTAA
- the rpmJ gene encoding 50S ribosomal protein L36, producing the protein MKVRPSVKKICPKCKIIKRKGVVRVICENPKHKQRQGK; encoded by the coding sequence ATGAAGGTAAGACCATCTGTGAAGAAGATTTGTCCAAAGTGCAAAATTATCAAGAGGAAAGGTGTTGTAAGAGTTATTTGTGAAAACCCAAAGCACAAACAAAGACAGGGTAAATAA
- the rplF gene encoding 50S ribosomal protein L6, translating into MSRIGRLPVEIPQGVTVEVKPGNHVIVKGPKGQLEYTFNPKLTIKVEDNKVIVERPNDEKQMRALHGTTRALINNMVIGVSKGFEKVLEVKGLGYRAFVKGDTLELHLGFSHPVLYKIPEGIQIEVDRDNNIFVRGIDKQKVGQVAAEIRSFRPPEPYKGKGIRYRGERIILKAGKSAKK; encoded by the coding sequence ATGTCAAGAATTGGAAGGTTGCCAGTTGAGATACCGCAAGGAGTAACTGTTGAAGTTAAACCTGGAAACCACGTAATAGTTAAAGGTCCTAAGGGACAGCTTGAATACACGTTTAACCCTAAACTCACTATTAAAGTTGAAGATAACAAAGTTATCGTTGAAAGGCCTAACGATGAGAAGCAAATGAGAGCTTTGCACGGAACAACGAGGGCTTTAATTAACAACATGGTTATTGGAGTTTCTAAAGGATTTGAGAAAGTTCTTGAAGTAAAGGGTCTTGGTTATAGAGCCTTCGTTAAAGGCGATACTCTTGAGCTTCACCTTGGTTTTTCCCATCCTGTTCTCTACAAGATACCTGAAGGTATTCAGATTGAAGTTGATAGGGATAACAACATCTTCGTTCGCGGTATAGATAAGCAAAAAGTTGGACAGGTAGCTGCTGAAATTCGTTCCTTCAGACCACCTGAGCCTTACAAGGGTAAAGGTATCAGATACAGAGGCGAGAGAATCATTCTCAAAGCTGGTAAGTCTGCTAAGAAGTAA
- the rpsM gene encoding 30S ribosomal protein S13 gives MARIAGVDIPDNKKVPYSLAYIYGIGIKSGFKICEKAGIDPEKRVKDLTEEEIAKIRKIIETEYKVEGDLRKEIAMNIKRLIEIGCYRGVRHRLGLPVRGQRTRTNARTRKGPRKTVAGKKKAPKK, from the coding sequence GTGGCAAGGATAGCAGGAGTAGATATTCCTGATAACAAAAAGGTTCCTTACTCTTTGGCTTACATTTACGGTATTGGTATTAAGTCCGGTTTTAAGATTTGCGAAAAAGCCGGTATTGACCCTGAAAAAAGGGTTAAAGACCTTACGGAAGAAGAGATAGCCAAAATAAGGAAAATTATAGAAACTGAGTACAAGGTTGAGGGTGACCTCAGGAAAGAAATTGCTATGAATATCAAAAGACTTATTGAAATTGGATGTTATAGAGGAGTACGCCACAGACTTGGACTTCCTGTGAGAGGTCAGAGAACGAGAACGAACGCAAGAACGCGTAAAGGTCCGAGGAAGACTGTTGCTGGTAAGAAAAAAGCACCTAAGAAGTAA
- the rplR gene encoding 50S ribosomal protein L18: MAKLTRRERIAKKHRRVRKKVFGTPERPRLAVYKSLKHIYAQIIDDVNGVTLVAASTLDKELRPKLAELTKTEEAREVGKLIAQRALEKGIKKVVFDRGGFIYHGRIKALAEGAREGGLEF; encoded by the coding sequence ATGGCAAAGTTAACAAGGCGTGAAAGGATAGCTAAAAAACATAGAAGGGTGAGAAAGAAAGTTTTCGGCACACCGGAAAGACCGAGATTAGCTGTTTATAAAAGCCTTAAGCACATATACGCTCAGATAATAGATGATGTAAACGGAGTAACTTTAGTAGCTGCTTCAACTTTGGATAAGGAGTTAAGACCGAAGCTTGCTGAACTTACAAAGACGGAAGAAGCTCGTGAAGTAGGAAAGCTCATAGCTCAGAGAGCTTTAGAAAAAGGCATTAAAAAGGTAGTATTTGACCGTGGTGGTTTCATCTACCACGGCAGAATTAAAGCGCTTGCCGAAGGGGCAAGAGAAGGTGGACTTGAATTTTAA
- the rpmD gene encoding 50S ribosomal protein L30 yields MAKVKITLVRGLAGKSKRKKATLAALGLHKRGAVTVKELNPAIEGMIDKVRELIKVEPVEE; encoded by the coding sequence ATGGCTAAGGTTAAGATAACTCTCGTAAGAGGTTTGGCAGGTAAGAGCAAGAGAAAAAAAGCCACATTGGCTGCTCTTGGTCTTCACAAAAGAGGTGCTGTAACTGTAAAAGAACTCAACCCTGCTATTGAAGGTATGATAGATAAAGTTAGAGAACTCATAAAAGTTGAACCTGTGGAGGAGTAA
- the rpsE gene encoding 30S ribosomal protein S5, giving the protein MAERVKPEGLELKERLVHINRNAKVVTGGRKFSFTAFVVVGDGKGVVGFGRGKAAEVPDAIRKAVEDAKKNLMKVPVVDGTIPFEIEAKFGGSKVIMRPAAPGTGVIASAPVRAVLESAGVTDVLTKVIGSTNPHTVVRAVLKGLEQLKTPEEFARLRGVPVEELRKRWKLPGRRITKEGEIIRR; this is encoded by the coding sequence ATGGCTGAGAGAGTAAAACCTGAAGGACTTGAATTAAAAGAAAGACTTGTTCATATTAACAGAAACGCGAAGGTCGTTACTGGCGGTAGGAAGTTTAGCTTTACAGCTTTTGTTGTTGTAGGTGACGGAAAAGGCGTTGTCGGTTTCGGTAGAGGAAAGGCTGCTGAAGTACCAGATGCTATAAGAAAAGCTGTTGAAGATGCAAAGAAGAACTTAATGAAAGTTCCTGTTGTTGACGGAACTATTCCTTTTGAGATTGAAGCCAAGTTTGGTGGTTCGAAAGTTATAATGAGACCAGCTGCTCCTGGTACCGGAGTTATCGCTTCAGCTCCTGTTCGTGCCGTTCTTGAGTCTGCCGGTGTAACCGACGTTTTGACAAAGGTTATCGGTTCAACAAACCCTCATACTGTTGTTAGAGCGGTTTTAAAAGGACTTGAGCAACTTAAGACTCCTGAAGAGTTTGCAAGGCTCCGCGGCGTTCCAGTAGAAGAATTACGCAAGCGCTGGAAGTTACCTGGTAGAAGGATTACTAAGGAAGGTGAAATTATCAGGAGGTAA
- a CDS encoding adenylate kinase → MIRVVFLGPPGAGKGTQAVRIAEKYNVPHISTGDILRAAVKEGTELGKIAKEYMDKGELVPDEIIIGIIKDRLSQEDVKENGFILDGFPRTLPQAEALDKMLEELGMPLDKVIYLNVDDEEIVKRLLARGRADDTEDVIRNRLKVYREQTSPLIDYYTKKGLLVEINGVGDIDEITKKIEENLGLNG, encoded by the coding sequence ATGATAAGAGTGGTATTTTTAGGTCCTCCAGGTGCTGGAAAGGGTACTCAGGCGGTGAGAATAGCAGAGAAGTATAACGTTCCCCATATATCAACCGGTGATATTTTAAGAGCAGCAGTAAAAGAAGGAACAGAATTGGGGAAAATAGCTAAAGAGTATATGGATAAAGGTGAACTTGTCCCCGATGAAATTATTATTGGAATAATAAAAGATAGGCTTTCTCAAGAAGACGTAAAAGAAAATGGATTTATTCTTGACGGTTTTCCGAGGACTTTGCCTCAAGCTGAAGCTTTAGACAAGATGCTTGAAGAGTTGGGAATGCCTTTGGATAAGGTTATCTATCTTAACGTTGACGACGAGGAGATAGTAAAAAGGTTGTTAGCTCGCGGTAGGGCTGACGATACTGAGGATGTAATAAGAAATCGCTTAAAGGTTTACAGAGAGCAGACATCTCCGTTGATAGATTACTATACCAAGAAAGGATTGTTAGTTGAGATAAACGGCGTTGGTGATATTGATGAGATAACAAAGAAGATTGAGGAGAATTTGGGATTAAATGGTTAA
- the infA gene encoding translation initiation factor IF-1: MAKEKGIQVEGKVVEALPNAYFKVELDNGHQVLAHASGKMRVHFIRILPGDRVVVELSPYDLTRGRIVFRKG, from the coding sequence ATGGCTAAAGAAAAAGGAATACAGGTTGAAGGTAAAGTAGTAGAAGCACTTCCCAACGCCTATTTTAAGGTTGAGCTTGATAACGGTCATCAGGTTCTGGCTCACGCTTCAGGGAAAATGAGGGTTCATTTTATTAGAATTTTGCCAGGCGACCGTGTGGTCGTTGAGCTAAGTCCTTACGACTTGACGAGAGGAAGAATAGTATTTAGGAAAGGCTAA
- a CDS encoding type Z 30S ribosomal protein S14, with translation MARKALIVKAQKEPKFKVRKYNRCPLCGRPRGFIREFGMCRLCFRTLALQGKIPGIKKASW, from the coding sequence ATGGCAAGGAAAGCGTTAATCGTTAAAGCTCAGAAAGAACCGAAATTTAAGGTTAGAAAGTATAATAGATGTCCTCTTTGCGGACGTCCTCGCGGTTTTATAAGAGAGTTTGGCATGTGCAGATTGTGTTTTAGAACACTTGCTCTTCAGGGGAAAATCCCCGGCATCAAAAAAGCAAGCTGGTAA
- the map gene encoding type I methionyl aminopeptidase, whose protein sequence is MVKTLKKNKHGIILKSPEEIAALRTAAATTMEILLRVAEQVAPGITALDIDKLTRSYCKEYGVKPAFLGYGGFPGAICVSVNEEVVHGLPTKKKVFKEGDIVSLDFGAVVNGWIGDVAVTVPVGKISETAQKLIDVTREALYKGIEAAKAGGKLIDISRTIQKFVESHGFNVTRGYAGHGIGRSLHEEPQITNYVYRGYPDITLEPGMTFAIEPMVNEGTGKVKVKRDKWTVVTKDGKLSAHFEHDVAITEEGTIIMSAI, encoded by the coding sequence ATGGTTAAGACGTTAAAGAAAAATAAGCATGGGATTATTCTAAAATCTCCTGAGGAGATAGCCGCTTTAAGAACAGCAGCGGCTACTACTATGGAAATTCTCCTAAGAGTTGCAGAGCAGGTTGCTCCTGGAATAACAGCTTTGGATATAGATAAACTTACCCGTAGTTATTGCAAAGAGTATGGAGTTAAACCTGCCTTTTTGGGATACGGTGGATTTCCCGGTGCTATCTGTGTTTCGGTTAATGAAGAAGTAGTACATGGATTGCCGACTAAAAAGAAGGTTTTTAAAGAAGGTGACATAGTTAGTCTTGATTTTGGAGCTGTTGTTAATGGTTGGATAGGTGATGTAGCTGTAACAGTTCCTGTAGGAAAGATAAGTGAAACTGCCCAGAAGCTTATTGATGTAACGAGGGAAGCCCTATATAAAGGTATTGAAGCAGCAAAGGCTGGTGGGAAACTTATAGATATATCCAGAACAATTCAGAAGTTTGTGGAATCTCATGGTTTTAACGTTACAAGAGGGTATGCTGGTCACGGCATAGGTCGTTCTCTTCATGAAGAGCCTCAGATAACGAATTACGTTTATAGAGGTTATCCGGATATTACTTTAGAGCCTGGTATGACGTTTGCCATTGAGCCTATGGTAAATGAAGGAACAGGTAAAGTAAAGGTAAAAAGAGATAAATGGACTGTCGTGACTAAAGATGGGAAGTTATCTGCTCACTTTGAACACGATGTTGCTATTACTGAAGAAGGGACTATAATTATGTCCGCAATTTAA
- the secY gene encoding preprotein translocase subunit SecY, whose amino-acid sequence MNLSKIILNVKEVPELKKRFIFTMLLLAVYRLGAHIPTPGINVQALSEFFQQAQGTVLGFMDVFSGGALSRLTIFALGVMPYISAAIIMQVLTVAFPSLEKLAKEEGEYGRKKINQYTRYGAVLLAFIQSLGIAIGLKGMTSPSGLPVVPDYGFTFIFVCVSCLTAGATFLMWLGEKITAKGIGNGMSILIFAGIVSRIPNAVIALFTELKNGDISLFKVIGITVIILAMIAAIVYIQEAERRVPLHYARRTAGSQALGSYSSYLPIKLNPAGVIPIIFAASVLMFPATIARFVHNPIAQAIYDFLQPGSTAYLVIYAILIFFFTYFYTAIIFNPEDIAENLNKAGGFIPGVRAGTDTAKYLDRIVSRLTFAGAVFLTLVAVIPIIITRQMQLPFYFGGTAILIVVGVALDTLRRMEAYALSFSYEGFLGRRRRGKLRAGLGGIR is encoded by the coding sequence ATGAACCTTTCTAAGATAATTCTTAACGTTAAAGAAGTTCCGGAATTAAAGAAACGTTTTATCTTCACTATGCTGCTCCTGGCTGTTTACAGGCTGGGAGCGCACATTCCTACTCCTGGTATCAACGTTCAGGCACTTTCCGAGTTCTTTCAGCAGGCACAGGGAACAGTTTTAGGATTTATGGACGTTTTCTCTGGTGGTGCATTAAGTAGGTTGACCATTTTTGCTTTAGGAGTTATGCCTTATATCAGTGCTGCAATCATAATGCAGGTTCTTACTGTTGCTTTTCCCTCTTTAGAAAAATTGGCTAAAGAGGAAGGAGAGTACGGACGTAAAAAGATTAACCAGTATACTCGCTATGGAGCGGTTCTTTTAGCTTTTATTCAATCTTTGGGTATAGCCATAGGTTTAAAAGGAATGACCAGCCCGTCAGGATTACCAGTAGTCCCTGACTATGGTTTTACGTTCATATTTGTTTGTGTTTCCTGTTTAACGGCTGGTGCTACTTTCCTTATGTGGCTTGGAGAGAAGATTACAGCTAAAGGTATCGGTAACGGAATGTCCATTCTGATTTTTGCAGGTATAGTCTCAAGGATACCCAATGCTGTTATTGCCCTGTTTACAGAGTTGAAGAACGGAGATATCTCTCTGTTTAAAGTGATAGGTATAACCGTTATTATTTTAGCAATGATAGCGGCAATTGTGTATATTCAGGAAGCGGAAAGGAGAGTGCCCCTTCACTATGCAAGAAGAACTGCTGGTTCTCAGGCTTTAGGAAGTTACTCAAGTTACCTTCCTATAAAGTTGAACCCTGCCGGCGTTATACCTATCATTTTTGCTGCTTCTGTTTTAATGTTCCCGGCGACTATTGCACGGTTTGTCCATAATCCCATTGCTCAGGCTATTTACGATTTTCTACAACCGGGTTCTACTGCATACTTGGTTATTTATGCAATTTTGATTTTCTTCTTTACCTACTTTTACACTGCTATCATCTTTAATCCTGAAGATATAGCGGAGAACTTAAATAAAGCAGGTGGTTTTATTCCTGGAGTTAGAGCAGGAACAGATACAGCTAAATATTTAGATAGAATAGTTTCCAGGTTGACTTTTGCTGGTGCTGTTTTCTTAACGCTTGTTGCGGTTATTCCTATCATAATAACTCGTCAAATGCAGTTACCTTTTTATTTTGGTGGAACAGCCATTCTGATTGTTGTAGGTGTTGCTCTTGATACGTTAAGGAGAATGGAAGCGTATGCGCTTTCGTTTTCTTATGAAGGATTTTTGGGCAGAAGGAGAAGAGGAAAGCTTCGCGCTGGTTTGGGAGGTATAAGATGA